Proteins from a genomic interval of Haemophilus parainfluenzae T3T1:
- a CDS encoding phosphoribosyltransferase, translating to MKFEIKDNQVVIASYPSKETILKHNGEITIYSIIRRYKERRGKCRPIGDNCPMLYAMKGDEGLTTDIETIDAVYEYAKKLIDEYPFEEHIEQPFDVIILMPSKHSIGRNLACLLQQKFNINIIDNFLRKKTPQTLIEDVISDNTIPSDKKQSLITALKRSEGVFSIKDIAPKNRCYLHIFCGDHVKLPADAKHVLLVDDISSSGTTFESAAAVIRQYCKQVEMISAVTLFAPIK from the coding sequence ATGAAGTTTGAAATTAAAGATAACCAGGTTGTTATAGCTTCTTACCCTAGCAAAGAAACAATATTAAAACATAATGGAGAAATAACTATATACTCTATAATTAGGCGTTATAAAGAACGAAGAGGGAAATGCAGACCTATCGGCGATAATTGCCCTATGTTGTATGCCATGAAAGGAGATGAAGGGTTAACAACAGATATTGAAACTATCGATGCTGTATATGAATACGCTAAAAAACTGATTGATGAATATCCATTTGAAGAACATATCGAACAACCATTTGATGTGATCATACTCATGCCATCTAAACATAGTATTGGGCGTAATTTAGCTTGTTTATTGCAGCAAAAATTTAACATAAATATTATTGATAATTTTCTCAGAAAAAAAACGCCTCAAACATTGATTGAGGATGTTATAAGTGATAACACAATTCCCTCAGATAAAAAACAGTCCTTAATTACTGCATTAAAGAGAAGCGAAGGGGTATTCTCAATAAAAGACATAGCTCCGAAGAATAGATGCTATTTACATATTTTTTGTGGTGATCATGTAAAATTACCAGCTGATGCTAAACATGTATTACTCGTTGACGATATATCTTCTTCAGGAACAACATTTGAAAGCGCAGCAGCAGTGATTAGACAATATTGCAAACAAGTTGAAATGATCTCAGCAGTTACATTATTTGCACCGATTAAATGA
- the tenA gene encoding thiaminase II, with protein sequence MIEQLIQQAQPYWKQYVEHEFVQQLAKGTLPKACFQHYLKQDYIYLFHYSRAFALGVFKAKNFTDMEMPRKTLDILCQEIQLHLDYCRQWEISEQEIFQTPESAACISYTRYLLDCGMTGGLPELYAAVTPCALGYAQVARYITENYPKLPSNPYQAWIDAYSSPEYQQTAQETVDFLTALCEPLDDSQFAHIQQIFTTATRMEIGFWQMGLDLS encoded by the coding sequence ATGATTGAACAACTCATTCAGCAAGCGCAACCTTATTGGAAGCAATATGTTGAGCATGAATTTGTGCAACAACTTGCAAAAGGCACCTTGCCAAAAGCTTGTTTTCAACACTATTTAAAACAAGATTACATCTATCTTTTCCATTACAGCCGTGCTTTTGCCTTGGGCGTCTTCAAGGCAAAAAATTTCACTGATATGGAAATGCCACGTAAAACGCTCGACATTCTTTGCCAAGAAATCCAATTACATTTGGATTACTGTCGTCAATGGGAAATTAGTGAGCAGGAAATATTCCAAACACCAGAAAGTGCGGCATGCATTTCCTATACACGCTACTTGCTTGATTGTGGAATGACGGGCGGCTTACCAGAGCTATATGCAGCCGTTACGCCTTGTGCTTTAGGTTACGCACAAGTCGCCCGCTACATCACAGAAAATTATCCAAAACTACCAAGCAATCCTTATCAAGCATGGATTGACGCATATTCATCGCCTGAATATCAACAAACGGCACAAGAAACGGTTGATTTTCTTACCGCACTTTGTGAGCCACTTGATGATTCCCAATTCGCTCATATCCAACAAATTTTTACTACGGCTACCCGAATGGAAATCGGATTTTGGCAAATGGGATTGGATTTATCATAA
- a CDS encoding ArsR family transcriptional regulator has translation MGVQKKMKYWSKMPSRWVIDGGLKKFRYSSNNQNQMNAANIAALMMFLIIVSKAQKDEFNDELITNFTYKEFSESLGISRQSISMGLKVLESNNIISIKRIGRTNQYIVNQNEDKTWCKVPIHELEGIFCRSFSLRSQIELYALKLFIYFSAIRDKKFKYSMASYLKITEKTGIPKGFIKKTLSFMLVNELLSRIDRGYDKVNGEKVNLPNQYYLKNYNELIYPNR, from the coding sequence ATGGGTGTACAAAAAAAAATGAAATATTGGTCCAAAATGCCGAGTAGATGGGTTATTGACGGTGGTCTAAAAAAATTTAGATACTCATCTAATAACCAAAATCAAATGAATGCAGCAAATATTGCTGCATTAATGATGTTTTTAATTATCGTAAGTAAGGCACAAAAAGATGAATTTAATGATGAGTTGATAACAAATTTTACTTATAAAGAATTTTCAGAGAGTCTAGGTATTAGTAGGCAATCTATAAGCATGGGATTAAAAGTATTGGAATCCAATAATATTATTTCAATTAAGAGAATTGGAAGAACAAACCAATATATAGTGAATCAAAATGAAGATAAAACGTGGTGTAAAGTCCCAATTCATGAGCTAGAAGGCATATTTTGTAGAAGCTTCTCGTTGCGTTCACAAATTGAATTGTATGCACTAAAATTATTCATTTATTTTTCTGCAATAAGAGATAAAAAGTTTAAGTATTCAATGGCATCTTATCTCAAGATAACTGAAAAAACAGGAATTCCAAAAGGGTTTATAAAAAAGACATTATCATTCATGCTGGTAAATGAACTACTCAGCAGAATTGATAGAGGATACGATAAGGTTAATGGAGAGAAGGTTAATTTACCTAACCAATATTACCTAAAAAATTATAATGAACTGATATATCCTAATAGATAA
- a CDS encoding ABC transporter substrate-binding protein encodes MKKIIRYFSLVIGLTTSFSSLAKEKISLMLDWYVNPDHAAIIVAQQKGFFEKNNLEVEIIEPADPSLPPKLVAAGKVDLAINYQPQLYQQVAEGLPLVRVGSLISSPLNSVVVLKNSNIKTLADLKGKKVGYSVSGFEDVLLDTMLRSIGLSNQDVKLVNVNWSLSPSLLTGQVDAVIGAFRNFELNQIHLEKQEGLAFFPEQYGVPAYDELILVANKNSLASKKISDFLTALEQATTYLQNNPNDAWQAFVSYKPKELNTELNQLAWKDTLPLLATKPHQLDTKRYQQMAEFMHQKGLIPKALELKDYAVELQ; translated from the coding sequence ATGAAGAAAATCATCCGTTATTTCAGCCTTGTAATTGGACTCACCACTAGCTTTTCCAGCTTGGCAAAAGAGAAAATCAGCTTAATGCTTGATTGGTATGTGAATCCTGACCACGCAGCAATCATCGTGGCACAACAAAAAGGCTTTTTTGAAAAAAATAACTTAGAGGTCGAGATTATCGAACCAGCCGATCCATCATTACCGCCTAAATTGGTTGCTGCAGGAAAAGTGGACTTAGCTATTAATTATCAACCTCAACTTTATCAACAAGTCGCAGAAGGATTGCCTTTAGTGCGTGTAGGCTCTCTGATTTCCAGCCCATTAAATAGCGTAGTAGTGCTCAAAAATAGCAATATCAAAACGCTTGCCGATCTGAAAGGGAAAAAGGTAGGCTATTCAGTCAGTGGCTTTGAAGATGTGTTGCTCGACACAATGCTCCGTTCTATTGGACTCAGCAACCAAGACGTAAAATTAGTAAACGTGAATTGGTCACTTTCCCCTTCTCTTTTAACGGGACAAGTTGATGCGGTCATCGGGGCTTTCCGCAATTTTGAACTCAATCAAATCCATTTAGAAAAACAAGAAGGCCTAGCATTTTTCCCAGAACAATATGGTGTGCCGGCTTATGATGAATTGATTTTAGTGGCTAACAAAAACAGTCTTGCTTCTAAAAAAATTTCTGATTTTTTGACCGCACTTGAACAAGCTACAACCTACCTACAAAACAATCCAAATGACGCATGGCAAGCATTTGTGAGCTATAAACCAAAAGAACTTAATACGGAATTAAATCAATTAGCATGGAAAGATACTCTGCCTTTATTAGCAACCAAACCTCACCAATTAGATACCAAACGTTATCAACAAATGGCGGAATTTATGCATCAGAAAGGCTTGATTCCAAAAGCACTTGAATTGAAAGACTATGCTGTCGAATTACAGTAA
- a CDS encoding ABC transporter permease, with protein MKLSLLKPLFVGIILLCLWQLIGVFGDFPHYIFPSPQAVWLQLTSHSELLWQHTLITLIEIGLGLLLGFLFGLSSALLLSFSPKISSLLLPVLVISQAIPVFAIAPILVLWLGYGMPSKIVMAILIIYFPVTAACYDGLRNTPKAWIDLAKTFKPSPWRLLLKVRLPAALPAFASGFRIAVSVAPIGAVIGEWVGSSEGLGYLMIHANARMQVDLMFAALLILVAISLCLYFSIDWLLRRFIWHV; from the coding sequence ATGAAACTTAGCCTTCTTAAACCGCTCTTTGTTGGAATTATATTGCTTTGTCTTTGGCAACTTATTGGTGTATTCGGTGATTTTCCCCATTACATATTTCCTTCTCCGCAAGCTGTATGGCTGCAATTAACTTCTCATTCAGAACTACTTTGGCAACATACACTAATCACCTTAATTGAAATTGGCTTAGGGCTGCTACTGGGTTTTCTTTTTGGATTGTCATCAGCCCTATTACTCTCTTTTTCGCCTAAAATATCATCCTTACTGTTACCAGTTTTAGTGATTTCTCAAGCAATTCCTGTTTTTGCTATCGCTCCGATACTCGTACTTTGGCTAGGTTATGGAATGCCATCAAAAATTGTTATGGCTATTCTGATTATCTATTTCCCTGTAACGGCAGCTTGTTACGATGGCTTACGCAATACGCCTAAAGCTTGGATTGATCTCGCCAAAACATTCAAGCCATCCCCTTGGCGTTTATTACTTAAAGTACGTTTACCAGCCGCTTTACCCGCATTTGCATCAGGCTTTCGCATTGCTGTTTCAGTCGCACCAATTGGCGCTGTAATCGGAGAATGGGTGGGTTCATCTGAAGGGCTTGGCTATTTAATGATCCACGCCAACGCTCGTATGCAGGTGGATTTAATGTTTGCCGCGTTGCTGATATTAGTGGCAATTTCACTTTGTTTATATTTCAGCATCGATTGGCTACTACGTCGTTTTATTTGGCACGTTTAA
- the mobH gene encoding MobH family relaxase has translation MLSSIFHKIRGKKQDSLNITSSLKNLNLSTFKVDDEGWITPFTASELLNSELRQKYLNLLWQQVSMTQDMFNELYKKPIERYAEMVQLLPASESHHHSHLGGMLDHGLEVLSFSAKLRQSYVLPQNAAPEEQSKQRDAWTAAVIYAALVHDIGKVIVDIEIQLKDGSRWFPWLGIPTQPYKFKYIKGRDYDLHPVMGSFLANYLIPKEAFAWLAEYPEAFSSLMYAMADHKDKSGLLSEIVQKADQNSVTLALGGDVSKLTQKPITSFAKQLVMALRHLLQHKFKINTPKGPSDGWLTEDALWLMSKPTADQIRAYLLEQGISAPSDNPKLFSEMQSLGIIESTNDGTAIWHCRIKADSGWCPPKAFSLLRIKPEVAWENLNDRPGIFLGRVDIENEEQLSSGEEIKEENSIITESEVKLPVITDTVNKPALSENIPSQNTQNFETETDMTDLVMNLFSPVEESQDSTDKKLSQESEINKIASTPSITTGDDTKETEAVSGEIFVEWLKSGIIGNTLTINNSNAKLHIVKGKLFLVTPGIFQLFFNSKGITNFTKKDIENLQYSFQELKLHKKYRQSNNDSINFWRCKVIGPRRTSQLIGYLIDKTDYFFGNRIPIDNLHLSLIEENESE, from the coding sequence ATGCTTTCATCTATTTTTCATAAAATCAGAGGGAAAAAACAAGATTCCCTTAATATCACATCCTCTCTAAAAAATCTTAATTTATCAACATTCAAAGTGGATGATGAGGGATGGATAACCCCCTTTACTGCGTCAGAATTACTCAATTCTGAATTACGCCAAAAATACTTAAATTTACTTTGGCAACAAGTATCAATGACGCAAGATATGTTTAATGAGCTCTATAAAAAACCTATCGAGCGCTACGCTGAAATGGTTCAACTATTACCTGCCTCAGAATCACATCATCACTCACATTTAGGTGGTATGCTTGATCATGGCCTAGAAGTTCTTTCATTTTCAGCTAAATTACGACAAAGTTATGTATTGCCACAAAATGCTGCTCCGGAAGAACAATCTAAGCAACGTGATGCTTGGACTGCAGCTGTTATTTATGCGGCATTGGTTCATGACATTGGTAAAGTTATTGTTGATATAGAGATACAATTAAAAGATGGTTCTCGTTGGTTCCCTTGGTTGGGAATCCCGACTCAACCTTATAAATTCAAATACATTAAAGGGCGAGATTATGATCTTCACCCTGTTATGGGAAGTTTCCTTGCAAACTATTTAATACCAAAAGAAGCGTTTGCATGGTTAGCTGAATACCCGGAAGCTTTTTCATCATTAATGTATGCGATGGCTGATCATAAAGACAAATCAGGTTTACTATCTGAAATAGTACAAAAAGCAGACCAAAACAGTGTAACGCTTGCTTTAGGTGGTGATGTATCAAAATTAACTCAAAAACCTATAACATCATTTGCGAAGCAACTGGTTATGGCTTTACGTCATTTACTGCAACATAAATTTAAAATTAACACCCCTAAAGGCCCTTCAGATGGCTGGCTTACAGAGGATGCTCTATGGTTAATGAGCAAGCCAACTGCAGACCAAATACGAGCTTATTTACTAGAGCAAGGTATCTCCGCCCCATCTGACAATCCTAAATTATTTAGTGAAATGCAATCATTAGGTATTATTGAAAGTACAAATGACGGTACGGCAATTTGGCACTGTCGAATTAAAGCTGATTCAGGCTGGTGCCCACCTAAAGCATTTTCTTTACTCAGAATTAAACCGGAAGTAGCTTGGGAAAATCTTAATGACAGACCAGGTATATTTTTAGGTCGAGTCGATATTGAAAATGAAGAACAATTAAGTTCAGGTGAAGAAATTAAAGAAGAAAACTCAATAATTACAGAATCTGAAGTAAAACTTCCCGTAATAACTGATACAGTGAATAAACCCGCTTTATCTGAAAATATCCCCTCTCAAAATACTCAAAATTTTGAAACTGAGACGGATATGACTGATTTGGTAATGAATTTATTTTCACCTGTAGAAGAATCTCAAGACTCTACTGATAAAAAACTATCTCAAGAAAGCGAAATAAATAAAATCGCCTCTACCCCATCTATAACAACGGGGGATGATACAAAGGAAACTGAGGCTGTCTCAGGAGAGATTTTTGTTGAATGGCTAAAATCCGGAATTATCGGGAATACCCTAACTATTAATAATTCAAATGCTAAATTACATATAGTCAAAGGCAAACTTTTCCTTGTAACACCTGGAATCTTTCAGCTCTTTTTCAATAGTAAGGGCATTACCAACTTTACTAAAAAAGATATCGAAAATTTGCAATATAGTTTCCAAGAACTTAAATTACACAAGAAATACCGTCAATCAAACAACGATAGTATTAATTTTTGGCGCTGTAAGGTTATTGGCCCAAGAAGAACCTCTCAATTGATTGGGTATTTGATTGATAAAACTGACTATTTTTTCGGTAATAGAATTCCAATTGATAATTTGCATTTATCACTTATTGAGGAAAATGAAAGTGAATAG
- a CDS encoding ABC transporter ATP-binding protein produces the protein MVHIQDLSLAFGKQVLFKHLDLTLLPNEWVSLLGCSGVGKSTLLRLIAGLEIQGKIQGNIIFHPNIRVAWLPQKDTLYPWLSIIDNVQLENVLFGNKSAKTTLQAKALLEQVGMSEHIHKSCAQLSGGQKQRVALARVLMQNADLVLLDEPFSALDAISRYQLQNLAHELLKDKSVLLVTHDPQEALRLSQRIFVLRSPQPNQPALSDVIKPEGKAPRDLNQNNLWMLQQQLLNELLEGKR, from the coding sequence ATGGTGCATATTCAGGATCTTAGTCTTGCTTTTGGTAAGCAGGTACTATTTAAACACCTTGACTTAACGCTTTTGCCTAATGAGTGGGTAAGTTTACTTGGCTGTTCTGGTGTAGGTAAATCAACGCTTTTAAGATTAATTGCAGGGCTTGAAATACAAGGGAAGATTCAAGGTAATATCATCTTTCATCCTAATATTCGAGTGGCATGGCTACCACAAAAAGATACTCTTTATCCCTGGCTTTCAATTATTGATAACGTCCAATTAGAAAACGTACTATTCGGGAATAAATCTGCAAAAACAACTCTTCAAGCAAAAGCACTACTTGAACAAGTTGGCATGTCAGAACATATTCATAAAAGCTGTGCTCAATTATCTGGAGGACAGAAACAAAGAGTGGCTCTCGCTCGAGTATTAATGCAAAACGCTGATTTAGTTTTACTTGATGAACCTTTCTCTGCCCTTGACGCGATTAGTCGTTACCAATTACAAAACTTGGCCCATGAACTATTAAAAGATAAATCAGTGTTATTGGTTACACATGATCCTCAAGAAGCATTACGCTTAAGCCAGCGTATTTTTGTATTACGCTCACCGCAGCCTAATCAACCAGCATTATCTGATGTCATAAAACCTGAAGGTAAAGCACCACGAGATCTAAACCAAAACAATTTGTGGATGCTCCAACAGCAATTATTGAACGAGTTATTAGAGGGAAAAAGATGA
- a CDS encoding tyrosine-type recombinase/integrase, translating to MKSYEKAIRQLQKNCSIQYPDEISDSLILQWRKRVVGQSIIEVTWNSYIRQLKTIFKFGIEKQLLPFTKNPFDSLFIREGKKKRKVYTSSDLKKLSFGITESKHLPSILRPLWFTKTIIMTFRYTAIRRSQLNKLRIKDVDLLNQVIHIPSEINKNHEYHILPISTTLYPYLKKLLTELSKLNQPVESQLFNINLFSNAVKRKGEKMTNDQVSYIFKVISKYTGIISSPHRFRHTAATNLMKKPENLYIAKQLLGHKDVKVTLSYIEDNIDSIREYTELL from the coding sequence ATTAAAAGCTATGAAAAAGCAATTAGACAATTACAGAAAAATTGTAGTATTCAATATCCTGATGAAATATCAGACTCATTAATACTCCAATGGAGAAAGAGAGTTGTTGGACAATCTATCATTGAAGTGACTTGGAATAGCTATATTCGTCAGCTAAAGACTATTTTCAAATTTGGAATTGAAAAACAACTCCTTCCATTTACAAAGAACCCTTTCGATAGTTTGTTCATTAGAGAAGGAAAGAAGAAAAGGAAAGTATATACTTCTTCAGATTTAAAAAAACTTAGCTTTGGAATCACTGAATCAAAGCATCTTCCTTCTATTCTTCGCCCATTATGGTTTACTAAAACCATAATTATGACTTTCCGCTATACGGCAATTCGACGCTCTCAGTTAAATAAATTAAGAATTAAAGATGTAGATTTGCTGAATCAAGTTATTCATATTCCATCTGAGATAAATAAAAATCACGAGTATCATATACTTCCTATATCAACTACACTTTATCCTTATCTAAAGAAATTATTAACTGAACTAAGTAAATTGAATCAGCCTGTAGAATCTCAACTATTTAACATTAATTTATTTTCAAATGCTGTTAAACGAAAGGGAGAGAAAATGACCAATGACCAGGTGAGCTATATCTTCAAAGTTATTTCAAAATATACAGGAATTATTAGCTCCCCTCACAGATTTAGGCATACAGCAGCAACAAATCTAATGAAAAAACCTGAAAACCTATATATAGCCAAACAATTACTAGGACATAAAGATGTCAAAGTTACATTGAGTTATATTGAAGATAATATTGATTCAATAAGAGAATATACAGAATTACTTTAG